gaggtggtggagtcatcatctctggatgtgtttaagacaagactggacagggcacttagtgccatggtctaattgacttggtggtgtcaggccaacggttggactcgatgatcccagaggtctcttccaacctgattgattctgtgattctgtgattagaaatcagaaatacagATTAGCTTAACTTACTCTTTAATGTATATGAGAATAAAGCAGAGATTGCATGAAGCCACCTACAGATGAAGGTAAGGTTTAGATGCTAAAAACAGGAAATGAAGGAATAAACAACTCcttaagtaaatgaaaaaaagagcaagtctTAAGTACATAGAAAGAAGCTAGCTTTGTTTGCTTAGATGAAATAGCAAAGTTAATAATTCTCATAATGCATTATGCCTGTGTTCATATATGCAAAAATGCACATaaataaatctttctctttGTGTTGCGCTGTCAGAGTTGCCTAATTGTGGGTGTAATGGAAGAATGTTTGTCCTTCTCAATGGCTAGCAAAGGACAGGAGGACTTCTGCTCCCACTGACATGTTGGCTCTGTGGAGAAGAACCTCCTAAAAGCAGTAACACAACAGGTAACTAGCTGTGACATGAGACTTCCAATATACCAGCTCAGTCACAAATATTGAGGTGTTTGAACAGAGATTTTGTACGTGTTAGATGCCCAAGACCAAAAcacaacaataaaaacattaactTGGACATGATCTAATCACAGGTGTAGCAAAATGCTGTAGACATTTCCATGTGAAGGCTTTAAGATCTGCTTCTGTACATGGCTGGAAATGTCCTACACTGTGCCTAAGCCCTGAACTGATCCAGAAGTTAGTTGTCCCTATGCTTACCAGATTCAAGCTGCTAGGGTTCATCTGAAATTTTCTGGGGCTACAATCACCTAAGATacccctttctttttaaaccatcTCTGAAGGAAGAGCTTGATGCCAGTGTCTCCCATTTATTCCACTTTTTCAGCAATTAGAGGCCTTGCCCCAGCAATCTTCTCAAGAAAACATGGCCCCAGCTGACAGCAAACACAATGTCTGAGATGGGATGCTCTCTACCAGCTATGGTTTTGTGAACTACATTTACAGAGGGACCAGAAAGGTAGGAAACACCCATTTCATGCCTGTGCTAAGGCTGCTGGTCAGAGAGAGGAGTATGGTGTTGGATTCAAagactatatatatatgaagTGCTTCCCACATTCTAGCTGGGAATAGCTTAAACTCTATTTAAGCAAGTCGGAAGAGTGTTTGGACCCTACTCTGAAGCATCTATTCCGATACATGGTACAATGCAACTAGAGAGAAATCATCCATAGGTGTCTTTCACCAAGAAAGTTGTCTGCCATAGAACATACATGCTACAACAGCCAGCACCGCAGTGTGAAAGTGCATTCTTACATTAAGCCTTGAAGCCACAATCCTCGGGAGATCTGGACATTTAACTTACAGTGATTGTGAAATACTGCTGAGAATCAGTCCTTAGATCCACTAACTAGGAGTGGAGCAAAAATCCTTGCTGCATAAACTGAGGTTTATTGTATTTGATTAGAAGTGGTTTATACAAAGAATGCAGAAAAACCCTTGGCCAGGCAGGCTCTCTCCTAAAGCTTTTACAAAGATAAAGATACATAAACTACATAGCTGTATATCTAAACAACTTTtaatcattaaatatttaaatgaaagagCTTTTGCTAATGCTGCTGATTAACGTGTGTAAACAACAGTTGTGGTTTAGCCCTAGAAGGCAGCTCAGCACCACGCAGCCGCTTgctcaccccccaccccctgccgGTGGCAcaggggagagaatcggaagggtaaaactgaggaaaatcaggggttgagataaagacagttcaataggtaaagcaaaagctgcatgcaagcaaagcaaaatgaggaattcattcaccacttcccatcagcaggcagataTTTAGCCATTTCCatgaaagcagggctccatcacgcatcACAGTTACTTGGGAGGATGAACACCATAACTCCAAATgtcctcctttcctctttctttcccacAACTTATATTGCCGAGCATGACATTATATGGTATGggacatccctttggtcagctgggatcagctgtcccagctgtgtcccatcCCAAATTATGTACCCCCAGTGTACTCAGTGTCAGAAGagcaagagaacagaaaaggctttgcaagcactgttcagcaataactaaaacatccctgtgttatcaacaccgttttggtcacaaatccaaaccacAGCACCATAGGAGcaactatgaagaaaattaactttgttccagcccaaaccagtaCAACAATTCACGACcacagcaacaaaaagaaaataatctcacAGCAAGTAATAGAATTCACAGTAGCTCACCTGTCTGTTACTGAGGTACAGATAGGTGATGGGATGAATATGCAAGGGAAACAAATCCAGAGTAATTTGCTACATATTAAGTCTTTAATGTCCCTGTCTAGGATCTTAGAGctattttcaaattaaaccaaaacatctcctgctgctcttcttCAAGAGGCCACTCCAGGTAGGTCTTTGTGTTCATGATCTTCCGCAGCTTGCAGAACCTCTTGGGAATCGCTTTGCTCTGGATGGGCTCCAGGAGGACGAGAATTGCTGCGTCGTTGTTCTCATCAAAGAGGCGGAAGTGCGAGAAGTCCAGCTCATATTTGCACCACTCGCTCTGCACAAAGTGCTCAGACAGCACAAAGAGCGTTTTGTGGCTCTTCTCTATGGAGTCGATGATGTTGTCCACGATCCACTTGCCAGGCACAAAGTCCCGCTTGTGGAGGCAGAGCCGAAAGGGGGGGCAggcctgctccagctcctgcaccaTTATGTTTTCCACCCAGTCAGAGTCATTCTCACTGTAGGAGACAAAAGCGTCGTAGCAGATGTCCTTGGGGGGGGCTCGCCTGGGCTTCCGCTTGGCTTGGAGCCATGCCCAGGTCATTCGCAGGTACCAGACCGCGTGGTACTTGTAGCCGACGGCCACGAGGATGAGAATGACCAGGAACACCAGGGCACAGATCAATGACACCATGAGGGACCTGTGGCACTCCATCAGGGAGAGGTGCACGGCTCCAACCTGCGCCCCTCTCACTGCCAGGGGAGAGTCACAGACGTACTTGTCTGGCCATCCCACTAGCACCTGGGCTATGCCAGCCTGGTGGTGGATGAAGGAGAGGAATTCACAAGAGCAGATGAAGTTGTTGTCACTGGCATCCAGCAGCTCCATTTTCTTGAAGGACTGAAACTCTTCCCTGGAGAAACTGTTGAGCTTGTTTCTTCTGATTGACATGGCCACTAAGTTAGGAATGGGTGCAGCACCAGGCAAGGTCTTCAGCTGGTTTTTTGCAAGGTACAGCTCTTTGAGAAATGGCAGTTGCAGTCCAAATTCCCTCAGGCTGTTAGCACTAACATCCAAAACTTCCAGGGTTGGGGGAATGCAAGTCGTTAGTTTAGGAATTTGAGTGCTAGAGAGgtttaaatatttcaggttttttggcCATTCACACACATCTGGAATATcaccaaaattattttggctAATGTCTAAGAGAATTAGGTTTCTTAGATGAGACAAACTTTTACTTGTCATTTCGAAGTCACTCAGTGAATTCTGACTTAAATTTAGAGTTTGTAGTGAGGGCCAACCACCCCGACAGGCTGAATGCTCCAGACTCTGGTCTCCGAGCAAATTTGCACTAAGGTCAAGATATTCTAATGACAGAAGATGTTGCGAAAGGCTGCATGGCACCAGAAAGACCTTGGTGTTTTCAACTGTGACTTTAGTAAGAAGAGATAGTAGACCTTCCACAGCCTGAAGAtctgtaaacaaataaaattcttcTATAGATAATTTCTTTATTGTCAGAACTTTAAGGGTCTGTGATTGGTTTGCTTGAATTTGTATTTCCCATCGTCCAGTTCCCAACAGTCTACAGTCTATCATCTCCACCTCCACTAATTTTGGCATGTCTTCTAAAATGCTGACCATCTCGGGCACAGTAGCATCTGTTAATAACGCCTGTctaaaagaaattttctttgcaaaagaagACGACATGACTCTCAACAGTTGCATTTCAGCAGGTATactgaatgttatttttctcacttctaACCAAATGACAGAGTGCAGAAGGTCCCTGACAATTGCTGAGAATACATTGATACTTCTTAGATTTATGATTGTGTGATTTATCTTCTTAATCGGTTTCAAACTTCCCGGCTCATACTGAGAGAGATTGCCACCATCAATCCACATCTCGTCAAGAACCGCAATGCCTTCAAAGTTTCCTTGCCTTATCGTGGAGAACCATGGGTTGCCCAGGTGGAGAGAGCTCAAGTTCCTCAGCCTAGAAAAGGGAGAGCTTTCCCCCAGGTCTCTGTAGGAGTTCCCTTGCAggtggaggtgctggagtgaaaAGAGGTGCCCAAACCATGCAGGTATCAAGTGAGCCAAGCTGTTATTTGATAAGTCCAAGAGCTCCAGTTTCCCAAGGGAGCGAAACGAGTCCTCGTCTATTGAGCTGATTTCATTGgactgcagcagcagggctctCAGGTTCACAGCCTGCTGCAGATCCTGGGATCGGATGTGCTTTATCCTGTTGTGGGCCAGGTTTAACACTGTGATTTTGTCTGTGAGCCCTGGGGGAATAAAGTCCAAGCCCATGGAAGAGCAGTTGCAAAGCTGAGTGGCATCGCATGAAGGACAAGCCTGCTTCAGCACTTGCTCTTCGGAGAGTTTTGCAGCTAAGACCACATAGATGGCCCACACTTGCCAGGTGTGTTTAGTCATTATTTTGcctaaaatacaaaatacagtcaGAGCAAATATAAGATGAATAGTTAGTTTTGAAGAAGCTACATTTTAGATGTAGCTTAAACATAACCTTACGGTTCTGTCCTGTTGAAGGGACTAGAAATATATTTGGTTTTAACACTGTTCAGAGAGGAAACAATTAGTCGAAACAAGGCGCATGGTACAGAAGTATTCCAGAATCATTTGCTAAATGCTAAGTACACtgaatttactctttttttcccctgtgttttCTAATTTTGGAATTAGGACTATCAAATCAATTAAGAGCTGCAAAAATCTTTTGCAGATTCAGCTGCACACCTGAATAATCACAACATTATTACTAATCTGATCCTTTGCCTGTTTAGGAAATAGTCCCCATACGTCCCCCCCTCAGACCCGTCTTAGGTCTTTTTCTTCTGGACctgtgaatattattttttatattcattttttactATAGGGAGTCTCCTGTACGTGTTTCAAATACTGGTTACATCAAGAAAAGTCAGTCTTGCGGGCGATAGTGACGTTCACATTTAAAACTCATTTCAAGCATATGTCTAACCTCCGTTCTGACAATAGAGAGAAGAGAGTTGCTTATGTTTCagtccctttcctcctttttatctGCCTTTGGCTATTCTGATTGTAAACACGCTAGGAGcagacaaataaatatttgcctGGATATCTGTGTAGGCCATCGTTACCATGTTGCAATCAGTCCAATACTTGCTGATGAAACTTAAGCTGGGAAAACTGACCATTGTAACCTACCGACTCTCAGCTCTTCCTTTTTACTGCCACATCCTTCTCCTCTGCCAGtagctttttctgctttgggtCTCTGTGGCACAAAGAAGGTCAGGCCCAGCCACGAGGAAGAGCCAAGGGCTTTTGGAGCCGCCTGCAGATCTGCTGGCTGGACTACATAAGATTTttgcagccccacagcctgtTCCTCATCTTCTGGACTGAAATGATTCAAGAGAAGCCGCGTAGCTGTGCATCCTGTGtcacttctctttcctctcacaGTTGTGCCTTTCATAGTACTGATTTGACACAGTTTTTTGTGTTACGGAGCTTGCTGCAATATCCAGCCCGTCCTTACTCCCAACGAGGTGACTTTAGTTCTTCTGTCCCTCTGAGATGTTGGAAAAACAATTCTTGAAGCCCGAGAGGGCTGTTTTCCCTTCAAAACCCTTATTACATATTGAATTAtaacccttttttttgtttatgcttTCTTGGAAAGGATCAAAGAGCACTTTTAAAGCATAACTTTCCCCAGTGTGTCACAAAACTCCTGGGAAGCTGTTGGTGGTGCAGCCTCTTGGGCTGTTCTGAGATCTCCAGATAAGCCTCATTGTGCTGTTATCTTGGTTGCAAGGGTGtagcctggggctggggtggccaGGCACCCCCTGGCCACACATGGGCCATCTGCTGCCAGAATCGTACACCAGAATGACTCAGCACAAATTGTGGCCAAAACGGAAAACACTGACCAAAGCCGATCATCTTGAGATCCTATAAAGAGTGATCCAAGGGAGACCTTTAGAGCTCTCCAGGACTGCAGTGGGCTGTGTGACCCAGTATCTCCCCCTGAGCTGGGACGCCTCTCAGGGTAGATTTTGTGAGGATTGAAAGATCATCTGTTGACGATTTCATGAGGACTCAAAGGCCTGATTTCGTGAGGTTCACCGACCGGCATTGATGAATGCCGGCACATAAAAGTGAGTAATTCATGAAACTCACgaaaagggaaattttaataatagtttaacctctgtgtgtgtgtgtctgtgtgtgtacgCACGCAGTTTGGTTCAGAACTATTtgcctgtctgtctgtgtgtgtgcgcaaTTTGATGCAGaactgtgtgtctgtctgtccctaTGTGTGATTTGATTTAACCTCCAACTGTGTGCGCAACTCTGCTGTAAGTTTCAGGTGACCATTGCCATTCTCAAATCTTTAACTGGAGTTGCTATTTTGATCGTAACAAATTCCATTGAATCGCTCTGTTAAATTGGCTGATGATTAAGTGCTGTTAAGAATTATACAACCTAATCTTGCGATCtatcaaaaaatattaataaatccTAAATTGCTGCTAAACCAAAGCCGTGTAACAAAATCTTATTTGCAACAGAGGTAGGTGTCTTACTGATGGTGAAAAGAGTGACCAACCCCAAAGAGGCCAATGAACAGGTTCCCAAAGACCATCGTGGGCTCTGTACCAGGTTAATTGGGTTAGCTTGGCTCACTCAGGAGTACTTTCTCATTCAGTCATCACACTGAGACTTTGTGCAAAAGATCTACTGTACTTTGAATTCATACTCTAATTTGTTTTACAATAGCTGACCATGCAGTCAAGTTCATACAGACAAGTCCTACCCTTCTAGTTGCATTATTTTTAGCCAGAATTGCTTAAAATTATGCAAAAGAGGCAGAATTAGCTGAGATTGTTTGGGCATacggggagaggaggaaaagttGTGGATCATTTTTTCAGTCATTCCATCTCTTCCCACCTGAAGGACTTTAAACATTTTGACTTCTagtgttattttcctttaatctctgtctctctctgatGTAGAGCTTTGGGTCTTGAAGGACACAGTCCTGTCCCCTGTCTTTAGATGCCCACGGTGGATCTGGTCGCCCACGGTGGATCTGTTCACCCACTATGTCCTCCAAAGTCAATTGAGAGAAATAACAACTTCTAGGGGCAATTCACATCATGTCTCTTGGACACCCACATTAAGATGTGATGACTCCAAGAGAAACAACCCCATCGACTTAAAATGGAGCACCACAGTTTAGATACCTAGATACTTGTCCATGTGAATCCCACCCAAAGAATTGTGATCAGTAGTCACACTCACCTGCTGTCCAGCTGAGGCTCTTTTATGGGGCTTTTTTGGTTCTGCAAGTCTGATTGGATAACACAGTGCTGTAGGCCGCAGGAGCAAAACTATGAGTAAGATGAGTTTCACAAGCAACAAATTTAAGTGAGATTTTTAAAGTTGCCATCAAAATGCTTACtgttaggaaaagaaacaacaggTAACCTGGCCAATCAAAATCTATCTATCGGTAGAttatttacagatggaaaattgGCAGCACAGAAAGGAACTGGGCAGGTACTGTGCAGGAAATACTGGCTGAGCCTAACAGCTCTCCACCTTACCTGAAACCAACCAGGGTCTGCAGGACCGAACCCCATTTGGTGGTATAGGATGCTTTTCTTTATTGTCACTTCCCTGAGCATCTTTTCCAGGTCTTTTTGCTCATCTATAATGTGAGCAGACACTCAGGGAAATGCCATTCCCACCCTCATTCATTTTCAGCcactctctttcccttcccattcCTGTCTAATAATTCAGCTTAACACCCTGATTTACAGGGTCGTTTCAGGCCTCTCTGCACCCACTCAGAAATACAGCCCCAGTCCATGATATCATTGTCTTACCAAGGAATCACTTTTCCCTGttgcactgagaaaaaaaaattcacatagAAATTGAAATGCAGCTAATAATACAGAAACTTGCACAGATGCCCTTATACCATAAAGTGCTGTGATGAACTAGACTTTCAAAGCATTTCTGGGTTATGGATAAAGGGTCTGGCCCATCAGACATGCTCAGGATTATCTTTCCTGGCCCAGGCCAGTAGAAGTATTTGAGGAAATGTGTGCATATTCTTAAACGAAGCCATGAGTGTCAACACAACAAGGTTCTATCAATGCTAACAAATGCTAAAGGCTAATGTAACTGCTAAAATAAAGCATGCCAATAGTGTGCAAATTGATTCTAGCTTGGGGAACACTATCAAGCTAAATGAGGGCTGGTAAATTTGAGCAGTGCTACGGAGTCTGCAGCAAGAGGGTCACTGGTTGGTGAAGGGATTGATCCACAAGCAGACTGGGGAAAGTGTGAGTTACATACGTGCTAGCTATCATCCACCAGCATTGCCTTAATagtatgtatgtgtatacacacacacacacatatataggCATGCCCCTTCTTGTTTCCGACACAGAGGATGTGCAACAGGGCAGAGTTAGGTGGGGAGACAGCTGATCCCACTGCCTTGAGACCATTCCTCGATGAGCTCTTTCCTGGTTGGATTACTAAACAAACACAGCCCACCTTCATGCCCAGCCATCCCTGGACAGCTGGTATCAACCCGCAAGTGGGACAACACACAAATGGGACAAAGCACATACAAGGCACCCTCCCACGAGGAAACTGAGCAGAAACTACACAGTCTGACCcaatttgtctttttcatttgctgctttcctctcccctctttcCTGGAGGACATTGCTCCCATGAGCATGTCCTGGCTGTCCCAGGGagccttccttttgctgcctgGCTGCCATGCAGCCCTGACAGCTGCCTGCAATTGCACCTGCCTGCTCCACTTCTGCTGGCAGCCAGAAAtccccctgcaccctgccctcCTGCAGGAGTTGGcccctgcccagcagccccAAGCACCCTGAATCCACCACGCAGAGGAGGTGGACTTGGTGGCAGAGATTAGATAGCCACTTCCCAGTGCTCCCTTCTTGCTTCTGGCTCTGGCTTTGCAGCTCCACCCTCTTTCCCTGTGTGTCCAGCCTCCACCTGCCTGCAAACTCACCTCTGTGCAGAAAAGATTCCCGGGGACGCCAGCTCCAGTGCCGGTGCCTGCATGCCTGTGTCGTGTTTCATCTCTCTCGTGCTGATGGCGCTTTACCCAGCTTCCTCTCACgctgctgcttccttcccaCTTAACCTCTCTGCCTCGGCTATATAAGCAGGGGAATTCCCACCTAGGGGATCTGATTGGCATAAGAGCAGTAACACTCCCAGTCCTTTTAAATGTGCCAACCCATAAAAGTCTGGATCTGTGATAAAAGCATACTGTGTGAAAGACAAGGCTTCTCCTACCTCTCTCTCTGACCCTCTCTTTGAAATGACTGGCAAGATATATTTTCCTCCTTACCTCTAGGCACGCAGTCTCCTAATCTGTTTTATCAGTGCTCAGTGTTTGCTATCAGATGATTCACTCCTCACTTATTTGTAGTCCAGCCTTGATTAGCCCTCGAGCTGTTCTTATCCAAGAGAGCAAAtagaaaaatccttttataGCAGACTTTGCACTAACCCTACAGATATCATTATAACAGGAAAGTAGAACTGAAAGTGGTGTTTGCAGGCCACACCCACAGAAACTATCATCTCATGTGAGTATAAACGTATACATGTACACACAAGAGtatgaatatatacatatgcataggCACATagacaaatatatatacatattaatatgtacatatataccAACAGAGACACATATGTATAAGCAAATTTCCCCGTTTTTCAAATACTCACTCAGTTCATATGCCAATGCTTTGGTATTTCACCACAAAGTAATTGCACGCATAAAGTTTAATCAAGATTCATTTAGACTCTCCAGTACTTAAGCCCCAGCAACATAAGCAAAGTGCAGCATGAAAGTGCCGAGTTAGAGAAAACCACACCTAACTTTATCCCCCCTCAGAGACAATTTCAGGTTTCCACAAGAACACCTAAAGCATGAGAAACCCACAACTGTGACTCCAGGCACTCAGGGTAGGACTAGCTATCCTAATATAAACATCTGTATCTACCTGCTACTCTAGATTTCCTTTGTAATTGGTGAAGAGCAATACAGTAGTTCTAGGAGATGGATGCCTCATACTGAAGTAGAAGGATGAATTGCCTCTTACTAGTGTGAGTTTCTGCACTGCTTATAAAGGAAGCTAAGCAGAGCTGTAAGGGGAGCACAGCCCAATGATTACTTAAATGTGGTGtgcaaagagcagaaacaagaaGTGAGCCAGTCTTCAACACCATCTAGCCCGCTGATTAGAAACATCCTCACACCCCAAAAATAGAAGGCTTCAGCTATTTCTGTGGATAGGTAGAAGGAAACGTGGTGGTGACAATGGATGTAGAAATAAGCATACACAGGGAGAAAGAagcctaaggaaaaaaaaaaacacagtgattTAATGCCTCTGGATTTCACCACCATCATTGTGCAAGGTGCCGGGATGCTTCCTTCACAGTTATTGAGTAAGCCCCAATCTGTGCATGCTGGTACAGACTCTGGTGTAACTAGCCGGAATAACAGACTCGTGAATGAAAGTACATATTCAATATTGTCTTAAATTTTTGAGTTGCACAG
The sequence above is drawn from the Nyctibius grandis isolate bNycGra1 chromosome 6, bNycGra1.pri, whole genome shotgun sequence genome and encodes:
- the TLR2 gene encoding toll-like receptor 2 yields the protein MTKHTWQVWAIYVVLAAKLSEEQVLKQACPSCDATQLCNCSSMGLDFIPPGLTDKITVLNLAHNRIKHIRSQDLQQAVNLRALLLQSNEISSIDEDSFRSLGKLELLDLSNNSLAHLIPAWFGHLFSLQHLHLQGNSYRDLGESSPFSRLRNLSSLHLGNPWFSTIRQGNFEGIAVLDEMWIDGGNLSQYEPGSLKPIKKINHTIINLRSINVFSAIVRDLLHSVIWLEVRKITFSIPAEMQLLRVMSSSFAKKISFRQALLTDATVPEMVSILEDMPKLVEVEMIDCRLLGTGRWEIQIQANQSQTLKVLTIKKLSIEEFYLFTDLQAVEGLLSLLTKVTVENTKVFLVPCSLSQHLLSLEYLDLSANLLGDQSLEHSACRGGWPSLQTLNLSQNSLSDFEMTSKSLSHLRNLILLDISQNNFGDIPDVCEWPKNLKYLNLSSTQIPKLTTCIPPTLEVLDVSANSLREFGLQLPFLKELYLAKNQLKTLPGAAPIPNLVAMSIRRNKLNSFSREEFQSFKKMELLDASDNNFICSCEFLSFIHHQAGIAQVLVGWPDKYVCDSPLAVRGAQVGAVHLSLMECHRSLMVSLICALVFLVILILVAVGYKYHAVWYLRMTWAWLQAKRKPRRAPPKDICYDAFVSYSENDSDWVENIMVQELEQACPPFRLCLHKRDFVPGKWIVDNIIDSIEKSHKTLFVLSEHFVQSEWCKYELDFSHFRLFDENNDAAILVLLEPIQSKAIPKRFCKLRKIMNTKTYLEWPLEEEQQEMFWFNLKIALRS